ATTACTTGCATTAAATTTACAATTCTTTACATTGCATTTACCTTGTATTTACAACGCTGTACATAgcctttacattgtatttacaactctTTACATAGAATTTGCAGAGAGGACTTAAAGTATACTGGAGGGTGTGTGtagattatatgcaaatactgcgCCTTTACacataaaggacttgagcatctacACAGGTTTTGGTGTGGGGCTCCTGGATCCAGTCCCCCTCAGATAACAGAGATAACTAATTAGAAAAGGCAGCATATCtaagatataaataataaatacggGTTTTGTGTAATAAGTTGGGTGATGACCATTTTATTCTACCATTAGTTTAGCGGCTTGCATGCTTTCTGACTTCAAAGCACATCTAAGGAAAGGGCAGTAAAAAGGAGCACAGAATTTTAATATCCATGCTGTtgatgaaaaatacattaaaaatagtgaaattgGTAAGGAACTCAGTGACTCAAGGACAAGAAGCATCTAGCTGTAAAAGGACACAagaaaaggaattcagaaataGGATTGTTCCATAGGTTGCTAGACCTGTaacttgtgtgtatgtatgtgtgcacatgtgtgtggaTATaagcacgcgcacacacacgtatgtacatACGTATGTACACCTGTAtaaggagatgtgtgtgtgtttacatgaaCATTCTGAAAGCCGGACacattaaatattcatattttatatgtcaatgatttttttccctgtcttgtTTTAGTCCAAATTAAGTTTTACTTTGATAAATCATGAAATCTAGGAGTTTTAAAGAAGACTATTTgagactaaaatatatttttccctcctAGAAGTAAATACTTTGTAGCAATGATAGCAACAGCAGTGGGTGGTCAGATAAGAAAGTTCTACTTGTtatgaacattattttaaattacttttgatTCAGGTAGTTTACGCAACAGTAATAGAATATTCACCCAGTCATACTGAAATTCATTAGGAAAAAGAATTTATGcttataaattatacttttaactTAAAATTCTATTCTAATtgtatacatttgtttttgttttggcaggTGTATTTTGGAACCTCTCATCCAAGGTCCTATATCTCTGCCAATGTAACTGGTTTCAAATGTGTGACGGGAATGTCTTGTTTAATGAGAAAGGATGTATTAGATCAAGCAGGAGGGCTTATAGCTTTTGCTCAATACATTGCTGAAGATTACTTTATGGCTAAAGCAATAGCTGACCGGTAAGAAAATTAGGCTGTAGTATTTTTGGTTCCTTATTCCTGCTGGTTTATTCTGTTTGTTAAACCCATGGATTAAGAGCTATTTTAGTTTTTGCTAGTGAGTCTAgcataatttaaaagttttagaaaGTAATTCTTCTTACTCGGATATGTActaatgaaacaaatattttaatttctctatatttttcagattaatgGGGTTTGAAGTGATTAAAATTCaaattgttgaattttaattattatggatatacatttttacatgttttaggaaaattaaaaatcagtgcAGTCATAAGCCAGTGGTTGAAAACTTAAGGGTATGATAtcagattttttaatttctcagtaGATTATTTGATACTTTGCTCGGAAGCCACCCAGTGATTCAGCTGACTGACTTAATAACATCTCTCTATCACAAAATGatgttcatttgcttttttaaaggagGTCATTTCCTTGTGTGATAATTTACTGAAAAGATGCAGTCTTAAAAAttggaatgtttttaaatttttctcctgtTGGTGTTCATGGGGGCCATGATTTCATAGTGTTTCCCATGAGATACAGAATATAACCTTTTGTTTACATTTCTTCTTGAATATCCACACACACAtgcccctctccctgcctttttttGGTTAATTGTTCAGAGACTAAACAGTTAAATGCAGAACCCACTCCATTTAATACTTGCAAAAAGTCTgtattttaagtttattaaacTGTGAACTGAGGAGTTGTAGTTCCTTCCAGTTCAAGCGATTCTGTCATGGGCCTCGGAAATGGCTAAAACCTGTAAGTATAATACATCCTACGCAGGGTGCTATTCTGGGACAAGCTTACCCTGAACACTGGCAGTTGttcacttttttaatatttttaaaattaaagaacagttgatttacagtattagttttaggtgtacaacatagtgattcaatatttttatagattaaacaccatttaaagttaaaacaaaataatgactgtatttccctgtgctgtatccttgttgcttatttattttatccatagtagtttgtatcttttcatCACTATCCCTATtttgcctctccctctcctcactggtaaccaccagttctctaaatctgtgagtcagtttcttttttgtttagtcattcatttgttttatttttcagagtccACCTCTGAATATTGGTGGAAGTAATAAtggaatatttgtctttgtttcacTTATtccactaagcataataccctctggATCCAGCCACATTGtttcaaatggcaggatttcattcttttttatggctgagtaatattccattcagtatatataccacatcttctttattcattcctctgttgatagaggttgcttctatatcttggctcttgtaaatagtgctgcttacACTTTATGTGATGAATAACTACAAAATCAATCATGTTTGCATGTGTTCATCATCATAGCTCATTTAacgattgttttaattttcagaggCTGGAGGTTTGCCATGTCCACTCAAGTTGCAATGCAAAACTCCGGTTCATATTCGATTTCTCAATTTCAATCCAGAATGATCAGGTAAATCAActggtttcctcttttttttttttttttttaaatatactttattgaaagaaaaggaggggggagTAATTTTTACATGGTcttaacttgtttaaaaaaaaaaaaaaaacctaaaaatctgATTTGTTAATTTCAGAAAAGAGGGGTTAacttctttattaaaataaatttaatgtttgaatatatttccttttctatataaCACTGAAAGTGTTCAAAAAAGAGATGTTgagactgaatttttttatatgcttttctcattttctatgctttgaattttatgatttttattcgTCAGAGTGTAgaccatacaattttttttttttttaacttttttagggccgtacctgaggcatgtggaagttcccaggctagtgattgaattggagctacagctgctggcctacaccacagccacagcaactggggatccgagctgcatctgtgacctacaccacagctctctgcaatcccagatccttaatctactgagcagggccagggatcaaacctgcatccttttggatactagtcagattcgtttcccattagccatggcaggaactcgaTATACAAATGTATTGATAGACTTTTGAGTTactaactaaaaatagaaaagatattcACTAAATTCTCTCTAAAGATTATATAAAAGACCTTTATATAACAGGTGAAATGCTGATCATTGTGAGAAAAAATTGATAGTTTTTTACCTAGGCTGTTACttaaaagaaaatcctttttttttttctttttttttttttaaggtggaccAAATTGAGAATTAACATGCTTCCTGCTACAATAATTTGTGAGCCAATTTCAGAATGCTTCGTTGCCAGTTTAATTATTGGATGGGCAGCCCACCATGTATTTAGATGGGATATTATGGTATTTTTCATGTGTCATTGCCTGGCGTGGTTTATATTTGACTACATTCAACTCAGGGGTGTCCAGGTATGTGGACAGACACAAAAAGGCTGGCAGTCTTTGGTTGGAACTAAAACGCTTTTGATTTAGAAAACgttgaaaaaaatccatctgaGCCATTCTTTAGCTTCCCAGTGAAGGTTAAAATCAGGTTTAAGCATTACTTTCCTTAGTGGAATGTGGACACAAAAACGGAACTTGATTTTCAACTTTCAGTTGGTTATACAATCACTTTTTATTAAGGAGCCAGAAAAATGGTATTAGCAAATCAATAAGTCTTGCAACTAAGCATATGTTAGGATAGCCATTATTTTAATGCTGCTTCTACtcctaattaatattttcttaatcatTAGCGCGTGATGGTTAAGTCATCTAAAGAAGGAGACTTTCAAAAGCACACATTCTGACATCAGGCAGCCTCAGTTTTACAAAGGACCAGTGGTTACGTTCTGGAAGAAATTATGCTTCTTCTAttacagttttctcatctgtaaaatgtgcaTGATTATAATTCCTACCCATGCAGTTGTTAAGATGATCCAAAGGACAAATCCATTAGTTAGCATGGTCCGAGTCAAACAAATTGATGCagtataattaatattatatttgcCAGGATTAAGCTTTCTAAAcactaaaaaaaaccaaatattttattctattttcaacTTTCCATCTGTGTAAATATAATTGGGAGATCTAATGTGGGTATtacatatgttattatttttttaagcatataCAAATGTTCTGTGGCTTCATGTTGTGCTAGAATGAAAtgtaaagatgattcaaattATACTGCCGGTTTTCTTAATTTACATtggtgtgttaaaaaaaaaaaaggagactcgATTTTATATACGGTATAAAAGTGAAACacagagttctcttgtagcagagcaggttaaggatctaccattgTCAGTGCAGCCGCtctggtcactcctgtggcaaggggtccatccctgacccagaaacttccccctgaaataaataaataaaataaaattaataagtaaataaaaatcaaggtGAAACTgaagaatttcattttgttttaactgTGCCTTTGGTCTGGCAGTAAAATAatttttcgttttttaaaaaattcctagggCGGCGCACTGTGTTTTTCAAAACTTGATTACGCGGTCGCTTGGTTCATCCGTGAATCCATgacaatatacatttttttgtcgGCGTTATGGGACCCTACAATAAGCTGGAGAACTGGCCGCTACAGACTGCGCTGTGGAGGCACAGCCGAGGAGATCCTGGATGTATAACTGCAACTCTGTGACTgtacataaaggaaaaaagagaagtattataaattatgtttatataaatgcttttaaaaaatctaccttCAGTAGTTTTATCACATGTATGTTTTGGTATctgttctttaatttattttgcatgGCACTTGCATCcgtgaaaaggaggaaaa
The Sus scrofa isolate TJ Tabasco breed Duroc chromosome 1, Sscrofa11.1, whole genome shotgun sequence DNA segment above includes these coding regions:
- the UGCG gene encoding ceramide glucosyltransferase isoform X1, translating into MALLDLALEGMAVFGFVLFLVLWLMHFMAIIYTRLHLNKKATDKQPYSKLPGVSLLKPLKGVDPNLINNLETFFELDYPKYEVLLCVQDHDDPAIDVCKKLLGKYPNVDARLFIGGKKVGINPKINNLMPGYEVAKYDLIWICDSGIRVIPDTLTDMVNQMTEKVGLVHGLPYVADRQGFAATLEQVYFGTSHPRSYISANVTGFKCVTGMSCLMRKDVLDQAGGLIAFAQYIAEDYFMAKAIADRGWRFAMSTQVAMQNSGSYSISQFQSRMIRWTKLRINMLPATIICEPISECFVASLIIGWAAHHVFRWDIMVFFMCHCLAWFIFDYIQLRGVQGGALCFSKLDYAVAWFIRESMTIYIFLSALWDPTISWRTGRYRLRCGGTAEEILDV
- the UGCG gene encoding ceramide glucosyltransferase isoform X2, which produces MALLDLALEGMAVFGFVLFLVLWLMHFMAIIYTRLHLNKKATDKQPYSKLPGVSLLKPLKGVDPNLINNLETFFELDYPKYEVLLCVQDHDDPAIDVCKKLLGKYPNVDARLFIVIPDTLTDMVNQMTEKVGLVHGLPYVADRQGFAATLEQVYFGTSHPRSYISANVTGFKCVTGMSCLMRKDVLDQAGGLIAFAQYIAEDYFMAKAIADRGWRFAMSTQVAMQNSGSYSISQFQSRMIRWTKLRINMLPATIICEPISECFVASLIIGWAAHHVFRWDIMVFFMCHCLAWFIFDYIQLRGVQGGALCFSKLDYAVAWFIRESMTIYIFLSALWDPTISWRTGRYRLRCGGTAEEILDV